A stretch of DNA from Synechococcus sp. JA-3-3Ab:
CGGGCCAGGTTCTCAGCTTCGGAGAGCTCCGGCAGCCAGTAGCGGTGGCTGGCGGCAAAGTGGGCGCGGCGGTAGATGGTACAGGTTCTGGACATGAGGGCTATGAGAGAAAGGGATCCCTCCTTCAGCATAAACTCCAAACCAGCACTGCCCCTGCGGCGAGGGATCCCTGCGCCTGGCTCGGCGCGCCTTCCTCCTGAAGCCCTTGGGGATGGATGGCCAAAATCTCGCCCTAGGGGGCCAAGAGTGTGTCAACCTGGTAAAGGTAAGAAAGTCTTTGGGCCCGAGGGAGCGGCTGTGGTCTATCGGGTTGGGCTATTGGGGCTGGGTACGGTCGGCACGGGCGTGGTCGAGATTCTACAGCGCCCTCCTCACCCCCTCTTGCAGGCAGTTGAGATTGCGGCGGTGGGGGTGCGCTCCCTGGACAAGCCGCGGCAGGTGGCGATCCCGCCCGAGCGCCTGACCACGAACCTAGAGGGGATTGTGTCGGATCCCGAAATTGACGCGGTGATTGAGCTCATGGGCGGCTTGGAGCCGGCCCGCAGCCTGATCCTAAAGGCCATCGACCACGGCAAGCCGGTGATCACAGCCAACAAGGCGGTCATTGCCCGCTATGGCGAGGAGATTTTCCAGGCTGCCGCCCAGGCCAGGGTGGCGGTGTTGCTGGAGGCAGCGGTGGGGGGTGGGATCCCCATCATCCAGGCTTTGCAACAGTCGCTGCGGGCTAGCCACATCCAGGCGGTCTGGGGCATCGTCAACGGCACCACCAATTTCATCCTCAGCCAGATGACCCAGGAGGGCAGCTCCTTTGCCGAAGCGCTGGCCCAGGCCCAGGCCCGCGGCTACGCCGAGGCGGATCCCAGCGCCGATGTGGAAGGATGGGATGCGGCGGACAAGATCGCCATTCTGGCCAGCCTGGCTTTTGGGGTGTCGGTACCGCGACAGGCCATCCCCTGCGAAGGGATCGGCAGCATCAGCTCCACCGACATCCGCTACGCCCGCGAGTGGGGCTATACTTTTAAGCTTTTGGCCATCGCCCAAAGGGCCGAGGGGCAGGGAGGTGAACCAACCCTGGATATTCGCGTCCACCCCGCCCTGCTGCCGGTTACCCACCCGCTGGCCAACATCCACGGGGTGGACAACGCCGTCTGGGTGCAAGGGGATCCCTTGGGGCAAGTGGTGCTCTCAGGGCCAGGGGCGGGCCGGGGGCCAACCGCCAGCGCGGTGGTCGGGGATCTGCTCACCCTGCTTGCCCACCTGCAGACAGGGGCCCATCTCCCCAATCCTCTGTGGGGATTGCCTGCCTCTCCCCCTATTGCCTCGCTGCTGCCGCTGGCGGAGGTGCAGTCGGAGTTCTATGTGCGGGTGTTGGCCCAAGACCGGCCAGGGGTGATGGGGGCCATCGGCACCTGCTTTGGCCGCCATGGGGTAAGCCTGGAGAGCATCACCCAAAAGGAGTGCCACCAGGAGTTGGCGGAGATTGTGATCCTCACCCACAGCGTGCGCGAGGCCGACTGCCGCCAGGCGCTGGCCGAGATCCAGCAGCTTCCCCAGGTGGCCGAGATCCCCAGCCTATTTCGCGTACTGCGCTAACGAAGATTGGCCCCCCGGACGTGATGGAGGAAAAACACCTTGGAAGCGGCAGTGAATCCTGCAACTCCTGAACCCCTTAACGCGGAGGTGGTGGTCATTGGGGCGGGCATCAGCGGCCTGACGCTGGCCTGGCGCCTGCAGCAGGGTTTATCGGCTAGGGGGGGATCCCCTCAAGCGGTGCTCCTGGCGGAGGCCAGCTCCCGCGTCGGCGGCTGCATTTCCACCCAGTCCAAAGACGGCTACCGCTGGGAGGAAGGCCCCAATAGCTTTACCCCCACCCCTGCCCTGCTCAACCTCATTGCTGAGGTGGGCCTGACCGACCAACTGGTGCTGGCCGATGCCAAGCTGCCCCGCTACATCTACTGGGAAGGAGCGCTGTTGCCGGTGCCTCTGAGCCCCGCGGCAGCCCTGGGATCACGGCTGCTCAGCGTGGGCGGCAAGCTGCGGGCTCTGCAGGGCCTGCTGGGGTTTGTCCCGCCGCCGCCAGGGCACGAGGAAACCGTGCGGCAGTTTTTCCGGCGACAACTGGGATCCGAAGTGGCCGAGCGCCTGGTGGAGCCCTTTACCTCGGGGGTTTATGCGGGGGATCCGGATCAGCTCAGCGCCGTGGCGGCTTTCCCTCGCGTGGCGGGCCTGGAGGAGCGCTATGGCAGCCTCTTTGCCGGCGCCCTGCAGGCTCTGCGCCAAAGACCCCAGCCTTCTCCTGCGGCCATCCAACCCCCGCCCAAACGGGGCCAACTGGGCAATCTGAGGCAGGGGCTGCAGCAGTTGCCAGAGGCCCTAGCCCAAAAGCTGGGCGACAGCCTGCGGCTGGGTTGGCGAGCGCTGCAGCTGAAGCGGGCGGGAGAGCTCTACTGGGTGGGCTTTGAGACCCCAGAGGGATCCCGCTGGGTGGCTGCCCGCCAGGTGGTGCTGGCCCTCCCCGCCTACGAGGCTGCCGCGCTGCTACAGGAGCTCAACCCCCCGGCCAGCCAGCTCTTGGCCGAGATCCTCTATCCGCCGGTGGCGGTGGTGGCTCTGGCCTATCCCCAAGAGGCCCTGCCCCAGCCGCTGCGGGGCTTTGGCCACCTCATCCCCCGTTCCCAGGGCCTGCGCACCCTGGGCACGATCTGGGCCTCCTGCCTTTTTCCAGAGCGGGCTCCCCAGGGCTACCACAGCTTCCTCAGCTTCCTGGGCGGCGCCACCGATGCGGCCTTGGCCCGCCGGCGGGGGATCCCGCCCATCCCTGCGCTGTCTCCTGAGGAGCGAGCGCAAATTGCCCACGCCGAGCTTAGCCAGGTTCTGCTCACCCGCCGCGCCGAGCCCGTCTACCTGGGCGAACGTCTCTGGCCCCGCGCCATCCCCCAGTACACCCTTGGCCACCGGCAACGCATAGCCCAGGTGCAGGCCCACCTGGCCTCCCAGACGCCAGGGATCTGGGTATGCGCCAACTACCTCGATGGCGTGGCCCTGGGCGATTGCGTGCGGCGGGCCGAGGCGCTGGCGCAGCAGCTGTTGTCCCAGGTCTAGTCCTCCCAAGTGGCCAATGGGTCGCCCCTACACGGCGCTGCTTTTGGTTCCCACGGGCATTGGGGCCCGCGTGGGTGGCTTTGCCGGCGATGCCCTGCCGGTGGCCCGCGCCTTGGCCGCTGCAGTCGACTGCCTCATCACCCATCCCAATGTGCTCAACGGCGCCACCCTGTTTTGGCCGATGGGGAATGTGCTCTACGTGGAAGGGTACGGCCTGGATCGCTTCTGTGCCGGGGAGTGGTTCCTCAGGCCGGTGCGGCAAAACCGCGTCGGGGTGGTGCTGGATGCCGGGATCCCAGAAGACTTGCGCCAACGCCACCTGCAGGTTTTGCAGGCCGCCCAGGCCACGCTGGGGCTGGACATCGGCCCCTTGCGCTTGACTCCTCGACCCCTGGGCGTTGCCGTCAGCTTCTCCCCTGCCGGGGCCAGCCAGGGATCCCTAGAGGATCCCGAGGCGCTCCTGGAGGCCGCCCGCGAGCTGCTCTGCGCGGGAGCCGAGGCCCTTGCCGTGGTGGCCCGCTTCCCCGACGATCTGGACTTCAGCCGGTACGAGCAGGGGCAGGGGGTCGATCCCCTGGCTGGGGCCGAGGCCATCCTCAGCCACCTGGTGGTGCGGGAGCTGGGGATCCCTTGTGCCCACGCTCCTGCCTTCTACCCTGATCCTGACCCTAAGCCGGTTCACCCCCGGGCTGCCGCTGAAGAGGTGGGGTTTACCTTCCTGCCCTCGGTTTTGGCGGGGCTGAGCTATGCCCCCCAGTTTGTCAAGAGGGGGGATCCTCCCCAGCCGGGCGACCTGACGGCCGAGCAGGTGGATAGCGTCATTGCCCCGGCCACTGCCTTTGGCGGCCCCGGCCTGCTCTACCTAGCTAGCCGCCCCCGCCCGCCCCTGTTTATCGCCGTCGAAGAGAACGCCACGGTGATGCAGGTCCACCCTCGCCAGTTGGGGATCCCCCATTTGGCAGTTAGCTCCTACCTAGAGGCCATTGGCGTGGTGGTGGCCCACCGGGCTGGGGTGGCCCTGTCTTCCCTGCAACTGCCCGGCTAGGCCAGGTTCTGGCCCAGAAACGGCAACAGGCCAATGAGCAGCAGGCCCAGCGTGGCCAGCGACCCGACCAAGAAGGAGAGGGAGCGCCCGATAGGAATGTCGCCAATGTAGAAGAAGTTGTAGAGCAGCCGCGCCAGCAAGAAAACGCCGCAGAGCAGGGCCACCCCTTCGTCGCCGCTGAGCCCAAACAGCCAGGGATCCGGGTGGGGGCCGGTGACGTAGGCTACTAGAGCTGAGGGCGCAAAGGTGCCCAGGGCCTCGAAGCCATTGGCGTGGGCCCAGGTAGCCCGCTGGCCGTAGGGAGGCAGCCGGTCGAACATCGCCCGCGGCGCATGGGGATCGTAGCCGACGCGGGCGCGGGCATAGCCCACCACGCCCATAGGCAGGTACACCAACAGGATGGCCGCTGCGATGGAGAACAGAGGAATGGCTTGCAGGGGGAGGTTGAACACCATAGGCAAAAGCAGCAAGGTGAGGGGGAAAAGCCGCACTGGCACCTTTTCCAGGCTAGCGGCTCTGCCAGGCGCTAGGTGGAGGTTTCTGGCAACATCGGGCTAGAGGAAGCCAGCAGGTAAGCCCCGATGGCCTCTAAGCTGGGTGGGTGCAGAAAAGGGACGGTGACAATGGCCTGCTGGGGAAAGCGCTGGGGCAACTGGGCCAGGATGGCCTGGTGGCGGCGCCGAAGAGCTGCACCAAAGGGGGTGGAATCCTCCGGCCACACGCGGTTGAGAACGGCATAGGGATGAGGGATCCCCAGGGCATCCAGTTCTGCCAGAAGGCGCTCAGTTTCCGCCAGAACTGCCTGTTCGGGGTTGAAGACGGGGATAAAGCTAGCAAACTGGGGATCCCGCAGCCGCTGCCGGAGCTGCCGCACCTGGGCCAAGAGATCCCGCAGCCGCTGCGCCCATTCTGGCCGGCCCACCACGTCGCGGTACTTTAGCCACAGCTTGAGGGCCAGGCTTACCCAGCCTTCCAGGGCCTGCGGCATCTGCAAAAAGCGCAGGAGATGGCCGGTGGGGGCTGTATCCACCACCACCAGGTTGAACTGGCCGCTGGCCTCCTGCTCCAGCACCGTCAGCAGGGCCATCACCTCGTCCAGGCCCGGTGGAGCCATCTGCAAAAGCTGCCGCCAGGCCTGGGGGTCGTACTGAACCTCCACCCCCGCCGTCCCTTCGCCGGCCAAGATGGCCGCCACCTCTTCCAGGTACTCCTGCCGGAAGCGCTCCAGCACTGCCGCCGCCTCGATCTCCTGCCCCAGCAAATTGGGCAGCAGCGGCAGCGGATCTTGCCCCAATTTCACCCCGAACAGATCCCCCAGCGAGTGGGCCGGGTCGATGGAGACCAGCAAGAGCTGCCGGTCGGGATGGCGTTGGGCCAAGTTCCAGGCCAGCGCCCCGGCCACCGTGGTCTTGCCTACCCCGCCTTTGCCTCCCACCAGCAGCAGGCGGATCCCTTGGGCCAAAAAATCTGGCAGGGCCACCCTTGGGGGGGAGGGGATCCCGCCGACAGGCTCCCCTGGGCTAGCGGGAATCTCTTCCAACTGCAGCAGCACCTCTGGCAAGGGACGAAGCTGCTGCACCAGCTTGTCCAGGGCCGCCGGCCCAATGGGCTCCTCCAGTTGATAGGGACAAACCCAGATGGGATAGCCAGGCAGCTCCTCTTGGAGCGCTTTTAGCCAGCGCCGCTGTTCCTGCTGGCGGGCCAGGTAGAGGGGGGACGGCGGGATCCCAGACGACGCTCTCCCGCTGGCTCCCAACAACACCTGGTTGACCAACAGGCCGCCAATGGGCACCCGGCGGCTTTGCAGTTGTTGACAAAAGCGGCGCGTCTCCGCCACGCTCAACGGCTCCGGGATCAGCACCAGCCAGGCGGCAGTGCTCTCCGGGTCGGTGAGGCGGGCTTTGCCCCCCTCCAGCTCGCTCTGCAAGCGGGCCAGGAAGGCGTCGGCCTCATCCGGTCGATAGGCGCCCGTGAGGGATTGGACAACCTCGCGGTGCTTGGCCTGGAAGGTGGCAAACACCGCCAGCAAATTGTCGAGAAAGTCGGGCAGTTCCAACAGCCGCAGGGTGTGGCCGGTGGGGGCGGTATCCAGGATAACTGTATCCACCTCTTGGCCCGCCAGCAGCCGGTTGACCTCTAAGATGGCCATCAGCTCGTCCACCCCCGGCCAGTCCAGATCCCAAAGGGGCAGGAGATCTTCCTTGGCCAGCCAACTGCCCCGCTCGGCAATCAGCTCCAGAGCCGGGCCGTAGGTCTGCTTGAAATCCTGCAGCAACACCTCGGCCTGGAGAGCCCGCACCTGCAAGTTGGGCCAATCCGGCAGGGGCTGGGGAACGTCGGCCACCGGGATCCCCAGCACATCCCCCAGGGAGTGGGCCGGATCGGTGGACAGGAGCAGCAGACGGCGCTCTGGTTGCGCCTGGGCCAGGTGACGGGCCAGGGCACAGGTGAGGGTGGTTTTGCCTACGCCCCCCTTGCCGCTAAACAGCAGCAGACGCTGGCAAGGAGAAAGGAGAGACAGGCGGAAAGCGCTCCCGCCACAATCGAGTTGAGCAGGCTGCAAAGGGATCCCTTCTGGCACAGGTCACCCCCATTGTGGCCTGGATCTCCCTTAGGGATGCTCCAGATCAGCGAAGTTTCCCCTCTCCCACCACAACCGGCGTCCTCTGTCCCACGCCAGCAGCGCGTGGATCCCAAGCCAAAATCCCGTCCACAGCCAGTTGTCCAGCCAGATCTTGGCCAAGATGGGCAGGGTCAAGCCCTCCGTTCCGCCCAGAACCAGGCCGGCTGCCAAGATCAGCCCTTCAAAAGCAAGGAACCCTAGGATCAGCATGGCTGGGATCCAAAGATAGTTCAGCAGCAATTGCCTTGGCCTAATAGGTTTGGACTGAGAAAACAGAGGTCGGTAGCCGGCAGCAAAAGCGACCCCCACCGTGCCGATCCCCAAGACCAACCCCCAAGCAAAAGAATCAGGTGTACGGGGATAGTTGTGCCAGGTGTAGCCAAAGATTTGGTTGGCCAGCCAAATCATCGAAGCGCTAATAATTGCCCTTTGGCGAGTTAACGTGGTGCCCGCGATGATGCCAACAGTTACAAAAGGAAGCGTGCAGGTATAGGCAATGTTGCTCAGGCAGCCGATGGTGGTAAATAGGCTGGGCCAAAATCGACCTTGGGCTAGATCTCGGCTGGCTTGGATCCAAATTACTTCTGGGATCCCGCGGCGAGGCTTGGGGATGGACTGGACAAGAGCTTGTAGGCTAACCATAGGCTAATCTCCAGGAAAAAGGTGAGCTTTCAAGGGGCAGTTCTTTAGCAGATGCTCCTGGACAATTTGCCGCGCTACTTGGGGGGTAACCCGCTTGTACCAGGTGCGATCTCCGGAGTAAAAAACCACCGGCCCTTGTTGACAGACTTCTAGGCATCCGGAAGTAATGACCTGAATATCCAAATTGGCTTCCCGCAGGGCCGATTGCAGAGCTTCCACAACGGGCTGATAGTGGCGAGAAGGATAGCAGCGGCTGGAACGGCAAACCGCCAAATAGGGCCGCTTGAGGGGGTTATCTTCATACGGGATCCGCTCTTTTCCCTCGACGTAAATGGCCCGCAGGCGTTCATAAAGGGAGAGCTTCTGATAGTCGGCTTTGCCTTCGGGCAGGTAGTCTTCTCCTGGCCCCAAAAAGGGACTGGGCAAAAAGATCTGCAGCAGCGATTCCTCTGCTCCGTTCCAAAATTGGATCCCCCATTGGCGAGGCTGGCCCTGCGGATTGAGGCGGCGATAGAGGGCGGCGCGGCCGACCAATCTTTTGCGGCGCAGCTCAGGTGGAGTTCTGCTGTAGGGGCCGCCCTGGTGCTCTTCTAGACACAGGTGCAAATGCCAAGTTTCGGTGGCCACGGTCAAATAGCCGTCGTAGAGCACACAGAGAGCAGGGGGATCCTTGAAGGCCGCCTCCAGCACTCCTCCCTCCACCACCTGGCCCACTTGGATCTCGGCCCAGCGCTCCTGAAAGAGCTCATAGAGCAATGGCCCAAGACAGTCGATGTGAGCCGGGATCCCTTCGTAAACGGTTGTCCAGCCGGTGGGGGAAACCTCTTGCCAAGTCTGGTTTAAGGGCGTGATCCAGGGACTGAAAGCGGCCATAGGTTGCTCCTATTGGATTGGCGGAATGCGGGCAATCACCCCCTTTTTGATGGGGCGCTCTGCCCAGGGCAGGATCCCATCGGGCTTTGTCAAATACAGCTCCGCCGTTTGTAAGATTGGCTCTACATCTTTTGGATCGAGATCGCCAAAGACATAGGTCATCTTCCCCGGGGCTGCTAGGGCAATCACGCAGGCATGGCTGCAGCCGCTCATACAGGCAACTGGCTTCAGGTGCAATTGGGAATTGAGCACTTGCGATTGCAAGGCGGCCAGGAGCATTTCTCCTTTGCTAGTCCCTTCTTTTTGGCCGTTCACCCAGCGAGATCCGCAGGTGGTGCAGATCCAGAGGTAATGTTCGGCCTCAGCTTGAGCCGAAGTTGTCGATGGAGAAAAGTTAGGAGATAGAGAGTTGGTTGAGATCGCCATAAGTTGCATCCAAACTAAACCGTAAAGCAGACAATCAACTTGGAAAGTTCTCGCTAAAAGTGGTCAGCCGGAGAGTTAAAAACAGCCTGGGATATCGCTAAAATTGCCCCCGCAAGTTCACCCTCAGCGTGCGGCCAACTCCGGGATAGCCGGGGAAAACTTCATACTGCTCATCCAGCAGGTTGTCGATCCCCAACTCTAGGCTCAGGGCCTCAGCCAACGGGATCCCGCCGCGCAGAGCCACGGTGGTGTAGCCTGGCAGGGATTCCGTATTGGCATTGTTGGTAAAAAAGCTCCCAATGTGATGGACCAAAATCGAGCCGTACCAGCCCTGCTCGTGGCGGTAGCTTAGGCCTAGATTGAAGCTATCGGCTCCTACAAAGGCTAGCTCTTTGCCAACTGTGGCCGGGTTAAGGGCAGCGCGGATGATGGGATCATTGAGGGTATAGTTGGCAAAAAGCGTCCAGTTTTCCCCCAAACGCAAATCTAAAGCCGCTTCCAGGCCGGTATATTCGACCAGCCCGATATTTTCATAGGTTCCCCGGCGCGGCCCAAGGCTGACAAAGGTGATGCCATCGCGGATGCGGTTGTGGGCAAAAGTTAAGCGCAGCAGGCCAAAATCTCCCAAGGTTTGATCCAGGCCGATGTCCAAGCTCTCCCCTCGCTCTGGGCGGAGATTGGGGTTGCCATCCACTTCAAAAAAGCCGCGCAGCCGGAAGAACAATTCCGAGATCAAGGGAGTGCGAAAGCTGCCGGCGTAGCTGGCCCTCAAGGTAGTTCCCTCGGCAACTGCCCACCGGATCCCCACAGCCGGCGAGGTGGCCGAGCCGTTGGCCAAACTGCTGAAGTCCTGACGGATGCCCAGGTCGAGGTGGAACTGGGGATCCGGGCTGTAGTCCAGGCGGGCAAACAGGGCCCCCTGGTTAACCGTATCGTCGTAGTTGATATTGGCAGAACCCCTGGCAAAAGAAAAAGTCGTATTGCGGG
This window harbors:
- a CDS encoding homoserine dehydrogenase, with product MVYRVGLLGLGTVGTGVVEILQRPPHPLLQAVEIAAVGVRSLDKPRQVAIPPERLTTNLEGIVSDPEIDAVIELMGGLEPARSLILKAIDHGKPVITANKAVIARYGEEIFQAAAQARVAVLLEAAVGGGIPIIQALQQSLRASHIQAVWGIVNGTTNFILSQMTQEGSSFAEALAQAQARGYAEADPSADVEGWDAADKIAILASLAFGVSVPRQAIPCEGIGSISSTDIRYAREWGYTFKLLAIAQRAEGQGGEPTLDIRVHPALLPVTHPLANIHGVDNAVWVQGDPLGQVVLSGPGAGRGPTASAVVGDLLTLLAHLQTGAHLPNPLWGLPASPPIASLLPLAEVQSEFYVRVLAQDRPGVMGAIGTCFGRHGVSLESITQKECHQELAEIVILTHSVREADCRQALAEIQQLPQVAEIPSLFRVLR
- the hemG gene encoding protoporphyrinogen oxidase, with amino-acid sequence MEAAVNPATPEPLNAEVVVIGAGISGLTLAWRLQQGLSARGGSPQAVLLAEASSRVGGCISTQSKDGYRWEEGPNSFTPTPALLNLIAEVGLTDQLVLADAKLPRYIYWEGALLPVPLSPAAALGSRLLSVGGKLRALQGLLGFVPPPPGHEETVRQFFRRQLGSEVAERLVEPFTSGVYAGDPDQLSAVAAFPRVAGLEERYGSLFAGALQALRQRPQPSPAAIQPPPKRGQLGNLRQGLQQLPEALAQKLGDSLRLGWRALQLKRAGELYWVGFETPEGSRWVAARQVVLALPAYEAAALLQELNPPASQLLAEILYPPVAVVALAYPQEALPQPLRGFGHLIPRSQGLRTLGTIWASCLFPERAPQGYHSFLSFLGGATDAALARRRGIPPIPALSPEERAQIAHAELSQVLLTRRAEPVYLGERLWPRAIPQYTLGHRQRIAQVQAHLASQTPGIWVCANYLDGVALGDCVRRAEALAQQLLSQV
- a CDS encoding DUF3326 domain-containing protein; this encodes MGRPYTALLLVPTGIGARVGGFAGDALPVARALAAAVDCLITHPNVLNGATLFWPMGNVLYVEGYGLDRFCAGEWFLRPVRQNRVGVVLDAGIPEDLRQRHLQVLQAAQATLGLDIGPLRLTPRPLGVAVSFSPAGASQGSLEDPEALLEAARELLCAGAEALAVVARFPDDLDFSRYEQGQGVDPLAGAEAILSHLVVRELGIPCAHAPAFYPDPDPKPVHPRAAAEEVGFTFLPSVLAGLSYAPQFVKRGDPPQPGDLTAEQVDSVIAPATAFGGPGLLYLASRPRPPLFIAVEENATVMQVHPRQLGIPHLAVSSYLEAIGVVVAHRAGVALSSLQLPG
- a CDS encoding MAPEG family protein; translation: MLLLPMVFNLPLQAIPLFSIAAAILLVYLPMGVVGYARARVGYDPHAPRAMFDRLPPYGQRATWAHANGFEALGTFAPSALVAYVTGPHPDPWLFGLSGDEGVALLCGVFLLARLLYNFFYIGDIPIGRSLSFLVGSLATLGLLLIGLLPFLGQNLA
- a CDS encoding ArsA family ATPase translates to MQPAQLDCGGSAFRLSLLSPCQRLLLFSGKGGVGKTTLTCALARHLAQAQPERRLLLLSTDPAHSLGDVLGIPVADVPQPLPDWPNLQVRALQAEVLLQDFKQTYGPALELIAERGSWLAKEDLLPLWDLDWPGVDELMAILEVNRLLAGQEVDTVILDTAPTGHTLRLLELPDFLDNLLAVFATFQAKHREVVQSLTGAYRPDEADAFLARLQSELEGGKARLTDPESTAAWLVLIPEPLSVAETRRFCQQLQSRRVPIGGLLVNQVLLGASGRASSGIPPSPLYLARQQEQRRWLKALQEELPGYPIWVCPYQLEEPIGPAALDKLVQQLRPLPEVLLQLEEIPASPGEPVGGIPSPPRVALPDFLAQGIRLLLVGGKGGVGKTTVAGALAWNLAQRHPDRQLLLVSIDPAHSLGDLFGVKLGQDPLPLLPNLLGQEIEAAAVLERFRQEYLEEVAAILAGEGTAGVEVQYDPQAWRQLLQMAPPGLDEVMALLTVLEQEASGQFNLVVVDTAPTGHLLRFLQMPQALEGWVSLALKLWLKYRDVVGRPEWAQRLRDLLAQVRQLRQRLRDPQFASFIPVFNPEQAVLAETERLLAELDALGIPHPYAVLNRVWPEDSTPFGAALRRRHQAILAQLPQRFPQQAIVTVPFLHPPSLEAIGAYLLASSSPMLPETST
- a CDS encoding (2Fe-2S) ferredoxin domain-containing protein translates to MAAFSPWITPLNQTWQEVSPTGWTTVYEGIPAHIDCLGPLLYELFQERWAEIQVGQVVEGGVLEAAFKDPPALCVLYDGYLTVATETWHLHLCLEEHQGGPYSRTPPELRRKRLVGRAALYRRLNPQGQPRQWGIQFWNGAEESLLQIFLPSPFLGPGEDYLPEGKADYQKLSLYERLRAIYVEGKERIPYEDNPLKRPYLAVCRSSRCYPSRHYQPVVEALQSALREANLDIQVITSGCLEVCQQGPVVFYSGDRTWYKRVTPQVARQIVQEHLLKNCPLKAHLFPGD
- a CDS encoding DUF1636 domain-containing protein, which encodes MAISTNSLSPNFSPSTTSAQAEAEHYLWICTTCGSRWVNGQKEGTSKGEMLLAALQSQVLNSQLHLKPVACMSGCSHACVIALAAPGKMTYVFGDLDPKDVEPILQTAELYLTKPDGILPWAERPIKKGVIARIPPIQ